GCCTCAGTGGTTTACATGTGTGgaaacatggcaaataaaattATGTTAATGAAGAAAAAATGATTAGTCATAACTTCTCTTTTTAATGTGCTTTTTCCAAAGGTATTGGCAGTTTAGCTTTCATGAATGATGCTTTTAATGGGGACAGGTTTACGGACATAAATGAGCTTTCTTGCACGTCTATGATACTGTACTCTGTATTCATCAGAATTACATCTACTAATCAAACCTTTATTTTTGtgcaaaataattaataatatacAAACAATGCCCTTTATGTGGCACATACAACACATTACTTTATTGTGTCACTTCTATCCTAGATTTCTATTCACTAGtgtttttgggttgttgtttttttttcccatcgtaTACATTTCACATATTTTACTGCCATCTTAGATCcttctgtgtgttttttatCCAATCATACTTGAATAGAACCATGTCATTTGAATTAATTGTAGTGATATGTGAATCTAACCTGGCTGTGAGACTAAAGTACAAACAATGCTTTTGATATGTACAACCACAAAGCGAGTGTCCATTTCTGTGATTGTACGTTAGCAAACAGAAAGGTCTTTGTGTCCGTGGGGCTTCTGTTCAGTCTGACTTCATTTCATCTCCGTCCGAGTCCTCAAGCCCAGATCTGAAACCACGAACGgcacccattaaaaaaaatatttggagaaACGACAACACAAACATACACGACGAGAATCCATGTGTTACCCGAAGAGTGTGATCCCAGGAGCCCGTGCAGAAAGCCGTCCCATCTGGGGACACCCGCAACGTACTGACACGGTTCTCGTGTCCAAACAGAATAGACACCCGTGTCCCTTTGAGAACATCCCAGACGTTAATGGTGTAGTCGTTGTAGCCGCCGAAAAGGAGTCGGCCTATTGGGGAGACGCACACAAATCGTTTCATCTTCACGAGGTATTTGCTGTGTATAAGCAAAATATAATTACAAAACAAATCTTACCACTAAGAGAGAAATCAACGCTGGACACACCGAATATGATGCTCTCTTTGGAATAGATGGCTACTTCTCTGTCTGCTCTCAAGTCATACAGGCGGCACTGTGACAAAAGTATCAATCTTTGATGCCGATGCCAAATTGAGAAGCCGGCCATGTTTAACACTCATATGGAGGATTCTTCATTCCTCACTACTTTTTCATCTAAGATACTTTACTAATACTTACTGTGGCATCATCTGAGCCAGATGCGAATGCATCTCCGCTGGGATAATAACTGTTTGGAGAGCCAGCAGGAGAgaattattaatataatatataatataatcgTTATAATCATCCTGTGACTCACCGCACACTGTTGATATCAGATTCGTGAGTTTCAAAAGACTGGATGCACTGTCCTGAGCGCATGTCCCACACGTTGGCCTTCTTGTCGCAGCCCTACGAAAACAATAGTACgaaataattgaataaataaaaacatcagtaactagatcagccacaactATCCCATGGCATAGCGATAATCCCTCACCCCTGAGACAAATGTGTTGCCGGTCTCTGAGGGCGCCAGATCCAAACAGAGCACATCTGCCGCGTGGCCATGGAAACTCTGCAACAACTGTCCGCTCTCGACATCCCACAAGGCACACGTCCCATCCCCGCTGGAAGTCAGGATCTTCAAGTCAAACAGATGATGGATAATTATGAGAGGGGTGAAATGATGATGTGCTATAAATGGATGGCCTGTGTTGTTTGTGTAAAACATCAAATGACCGGCACGTGAACTCTGATTGGCTGTGGTGAATTATTAAACAAGTTGAGAAAGCTCGACTCGACTCCCCGGAGCGTAAAAGGCATTAACGATGACACACAAATGAGTTGAGTACAGTACTGCTGGCCTAAACACTATCGGAACCACAGACCTACACATCCGATTTACATAAAAAGGGAAGAATTTATTTCcgacggtgttttttttttccaactagtGCACTTTACCTCTTAGCCAGAGATGTAAGCAAGCAGGAGTCATTTGATCTCACCTGCATGTCCGAGTTGGTGAAACTACAAGCGGATAAGTAGTTTGTGTGCATGGCGACCGACTTCTTCTTGGCAGCCAGGTTCTCGTTCTTGTCCAGGGACAGAGGATACACGGAACATTTGTTGTCCAGGCCACTGGGATGGAATACAGAAGCAATTAAACACAAGCTAACAGGAAATGGTAAGCTAAGTTTGAAGCTAATAATAAACATTGATGGAGCCTTTTTGTGTTTGCTTGTcacgtcattttttttctacaaaaagaTGCTCTGTAGGCCCCACCGGTCTAAACACAGCATTTTGGTTAATATTGCATTAGTAAAATATGAATGAAACAGCAAAATCCacccatttttatccatctcagtgggcggccattttgccactcgctgtcgactgaaaatccATCGTTTGACTGATTGCACAAAAACAGAAGAAAGTTGACATTAGGCGGCGCAAGCACTCACCCACAAGCTACAGCGCAGCCAGACGGAGCATAGGCGCAGGCCATGACCCAGGTGCAAGGCATCGTCACGGCATGCTCCTGATccacatcaaaacaaacaaagccgcttCAGAGAAGGACAACAATTGCATCTTTTGAGTGCATCACTGAAACACAACAATCAACTCAAACATGAAACGCCGCTTGATACACTTTGTGCACATGCTGGAACTACTTACAATACAACAATAAGACTAAATAAAACATACCgatcaatatttatttatttatttatttatacagcacTTTTCGTGCAAATATTGCAACACTGAAGAATTTGATTTCAAAGGCCCGAGAGACAAAGAGCTGTCCAATACTGTCAAGCGCAGCAGGAATTATGCTTTATGCTTGTTGTCGTTAAAATGACTAGTTACCTTGTTGGTAGTGAAGGCATCCCAAACGATCACTTTCCCATCCTGGAGGTTTAGATAAAAGGCAGAAAAGAGTTTAATAGCAATTCTTAATTATATCCATTAAGCTATGTATATTTTTCATCTGTCGCAGTGTTGCCAAAGTAAATATTTTAAAcgaatgaaacaaacaaaacgtcCCAACAAGTATACTGAATTCATTGTTGTCTCAATTTCACAATTttacttgcgtgtgtgtgtgtgtgttacctgcGAGGAGCTGACAATCCTCCTCTTGTCCTTACACCAGTCCATGCACAGAACTTTGTTGCCATGCCCCTTCAGAGTTCTCCGTGTCTTCATGACAAACTGGCCCAGGCCCTCCACCTTCTCCGCCACTTGATGCACtgagcacatacacacacacatattcacactcacacattATGCATTACATTAAATCTCCACCTGATTAATATCCACTGTAGGATTAAAACTGCTGTAGGCCTCCATTTAATGAAAAAATGCATTGCttaatctttctcttttttttttttgactgaacCCATCCGTGTCCACGGAATTGCTACAGGATTAAATCACAATATTTTCTTATCTTCCTCTCTAACGCCGAGGTTGTTGCTACGCTGCAGAGGGAATGTTTGGATGCTATGAGAGCCTCATGCAGATGGATGGAAGCGCGAGCTCGTCAAATCGGCaagcagcaaaaacaaaacgagCCTGTTCAATGTCAGAACACGCCGAGCCCAAGTAAAGATGTCAAAACGATGTCCAAACGATTAGGCTGGCGTTTCGGAAAAGCTGCGATGCAGAACAACAAACATCCGCTCTGATTTGTTGGCGCTCGGGTGAATGGCGAGCGGCCTCTCCATTTTCCGTACTCACGCTCGACGTCGTGCAGCTTGGCTCTTTCCTCCTCCAGCTTCGACTTGAGCGACTCCGACTCGGTTTTTAGATGCGCCAGAGTCTCGTTGAGCTGTACCTCCTGTGTCGCCATTTCAGGGAGCAGAGGGGATCTCATATATTTGTCCTTAATGCGGGGCCGCGATGGGCAGCGACAAGGCTTCAAGCAGtggcacacaacacacacacaaaaacacacgcacagccAACAGCTGATGCTGCTCTCGTGACGTCACCGCGCCAAGACGCTACAGGGTACTGTGGTCCACTCTCCGGAATGAGGAGAAGGAGGTGAGAGGAGGATGCTCTAGTCCACTGGGAGCGGGGGGTTTAAAAGATGGAGGAGGGTGAGGATGAGTTCTGGACAGGCTGAATGAAATCCAGcatgagttcaatatggttctTTATTACTTGTCACGAGATAGACCGATACAATCTAAACCACCTCATTATCTAATTGGTTCATTTATTTACTGTAGACGTAGAGATGGCGTTTTTTCCTTCtaaaatgtaatgtaatatatatatatatatatatatatatatatatatatatatatatatatatatatatatatatatatatatatatatatatatatatatatatatatatatatatatatatatatatatatatatatatatatatatatatatatatatatatatatatatatatattttttttaaaacattcagAATATTGTTCTCAGTACGGACATAAAGAAATGGAATGTAACAAATTAAACAGTTTTAGCACGTTATGCTTCAATTTAATGAAACTTTGGGTTTGTGCACACCTTGACGAAGATGACTCACGCAAAGATGAGTTTCACAATCGACTCAGTATGCTGTAGTATTTTTAGTCATTTTTTCCAAAGATAAATCATTTATGCCAAATCATTTTGTACTGTCTGTCTACACATATTGCTTCACCATTTGTATTCAAACATCCTTCACTTAAAATGCTACCGCCATTGCAATTCATTATTGTCTGACTCATTGGACAATTGGCTCTCATTTGACGATGCTGAGTTGCTTCATGTTGTGTGCAGTATATGTGCAGTCTTGGGACATACAGAGAATGCATTTTCAATAAAACCATTAAGAACCATATCCAGTAAAATGCAATTTACGAATAGATAAATATTGCACTTCAAAAGAACTATATCAaggaaaattaaatgaaatcaGTATGTCTCCTCTGTTTTGAATGGAAAAACGGAAGGCTCACAGAAAAGCTCAAATGTGGACACACGTCCTTAAAAACATTACCCGTCAATTTATGAATCAAACACCTGCTGTGAATTTTGCTGTTCAGCACCTTTTAAATACAGGAAATTGTGCAAAAACAACTGAAACAATCGGatataaaacatttcaaaaaggTCAATTTAGGTTCACCTGTAAAGGTTTTTGCACCCAATGTTCCATCctaatgtttttgtgatgtacaTATATTCTCTACGATAAAAGAGATTTCATCTATCCCAAAGCTGATTATAGGTTAAAATTAAGTTCAAATCATAGTTAAAAAATCCAGGTGAAGGCTATTGGGAACCTGCAGCAACTCTAAAGCCTGCGAGGATGAGCAGAAAGGAAACGTAATAGGGAAACGATAGTTTGCGTCCATCATCAGCTGCGCGCTGCTGTCGTGATCTTGTCGAAGCGACTGTAACAAAGAGGACATTTGGAACTTTTCAGATCCAGCGTCCAAGACCTGATATCACCCGTTTGAAAGTAGTCAGATATGAGCCCACCTGAACTTTGCGGACAAACGACGACGCTACCCTTTTCTCAAAAGCGTCCATGGGCGTGTATGAATTCAGAATCTTGACTATCTGTATGAGAGTATTCAGATAATTATTTGAGAAAATTGTATAGAAGTGGAGGGCTTACCTGAACTGTGTTGAGCTCCACGCATGTCTCAGTGATGGCCTTGGCGTCGTCATCTGTGGACTTGCTGACCTGCAGCAGCCAGGCAGCCTCTGTCAACGGCTTCAGAGTGTCGATAAGATGACAATTCTGGAGGTCTTTCTCCTGAAGCCACTCTTCCAGGTAGCTAATATTGCATCTGTAAGAGTACATTGTCACCCTTAGTTGTGGCACAGAAGGAAACCaacgcaggcatggggagaacatgcaaacttcacacaggaaggccggagccggAATTAAACCCCgcacctcagaactgtgaggtgaATTttgtatgaataaataatgataaaTTATTTAGTAAATAACATTCTATGCAAtttcccacacacgcacacacacacacacacacaccaacctgATTTGCATTCCTTTCCTGCAGGAGCACATGTCCTTACGCAATAGCATGTTATTGAGGGTGGTCGCCCCAATATGGAAGAGCAGTTGCTTGACCACCTGTTTAACGATGTGTGGCTCTGTGCCGTGTTGAGTCATGCTAGTGTAGAAGTGAGAGAGTCGCTGGATGATGAAGGTGATGGTGTAGGTCTCCGTGTCTTCATTGTTTTTGCTAGAACGTTTAATGAAGCCTCTCGGTTTCATGCTGGAAATGCCCTGCAAGCTCTCGTGCTCCAACATTCCGGGCACTGCGGAGCAGATGTTGAGTTAGTCGTACGAATGAATGGATTTGTTTTTATGCTTTGGTACCAATCGCAGGGGTGAGAGCTCTTTCCATGGCTGAGATTAACTGGTGATAGATGCAGATGGCCAAGTCGCTGACAACCTGCTGGTGGTCTGACAAATCAAAGTTCTGCAAGCAGTTGCTCAGCTGACGGGGGGTACTTTGCTTGCTGAACTCCTTGagtgaaaaaaagaatacaaagtAAATCACATCTGCCCTAATCAATATTCTAGTCAACACCGAGAGATCCGGACCTCTTCTCCACTGTACTGCTTGAGACAATTGAGCAGCTGGTACATGTTGGACAGCCAGAAGGACAATAAGGCCAAATCATTCTGGTGATTCTGAAAAAAGAATGTTCACTTTATACTTTATTTCATTGGCCTCTATTGTAAATTTCCAATATGTGATATTTGACAGTCTAAAAAGCATATTAAACTCACCGTGGTGACCTTTTTGACGGCAGTAATAGTGGCATTCATAAAAGACAGCAATTTTTCTTCGTCGTTCATGAAGTCAGCGTAGCGAATGCACATGAAGAGAATGTAAGATGGCAGAACTGGGATCATGTTGACCGCCACACCTTTGGGCTTAAGGTCTAAAAGGGAGAAGAATATTTGATTGTCTAGTTTTGGTTTCATTCATAGTTGggtgacaaataaaaataaataaataaataaatgaagaaaaaaagaaagaaaaatacctAAAATAAGTTTCTGAATGAGACGGGATTCATCTTCTTTATGGCATTCCAACATTCCAAGATAATGTTTAGGACCTGGTGAGGAGCTTTTCTGGGCTGTGGCACACAACAGAAGATTGAAGGCCATATTCATTGAACATCTGTCAAAAGTACAAGATTACCTGTTTCAAGGCTTATCATTTGATTCTCTAACTGTTTAATAACTCTTTCCTTCTGGTCAAGTTGCTCCTCAAAGTCCTTTAAGAAAAGCAGACTAGTCGGTATTGTGAGCCtttaacgcagtgcttctcaattattttctgttacgcccccccctagcaagaagaaaactattcgcgccccccctccccaccgtgactatcctaacttgtcttgtaagtcgtaaaatgttgcactgtcgcaaacgtgacagaagtaacaatgagagcgccactgccccctgctgtagtaaacgcgcaattacactttattctagtactgccaaaaaaaaagcctgttccccagggtcacacgcgcccccccagcaatagcaccgcgccccccaaggggggcgcgccccactatttgagaagcactgctttaacgtGACGTCTCCCGGAACACGTACCAAATTTCTAGAAGACAACTCCGCGGCTTCTAGCCTCAGTCGGATCTTGGCATCTCTCTCCATCTGTAGTTGCTTGTTCAGGTGAGCAGTCTCCTCTTGAAGGTCTCTGATTTGATCTTGAAGTGTCGTCTTGACCTCCTCCAGCACCTCAGCTTGCTCCTCAAAGTGCCTTGAAGGAATCAAATGatttaaatcaggatattgacAGGATGATCCAAACATCTGACTTCAATCTGAAAATTTCACCTGCACTTTGAACTGGCTTCTTCAACCCTCTTTTGAAGATTATTCTTCATCTCGGCTGCTTTTTCTTGAAAcgtaaaacagaaaagtgaacAAAATGCATGCTACAATGTAATTTCAAACGACCACTAGTCCAAATTAAACTCACCCTCTAACTCTTTTCTCTGCTCTTCTACAAGAACCTCACATTCATGTTTCTGTCTTTGTAGCTCTGAAATCTGAACTTTCAGCTCAGGTATAACCTGACAACAAACAGGTCACGTTAAAAAAACGACGACACACAAATTACAGTGCGTTCATAAAATAATCACAAAAGAACCTACACAGTTCTCGCTGCTCAGTCGGCACACCTCTTGGCGAATGTTCTCATTGACGTTATTTTTCTCTGTAAAAAGCGTGTGCAAGCTGCTGTTCTCATTTTGAAAGTAATCCACTTTCTGTTTCAAGCCTTCTATTTGCGTCTCGTATCTTTCCTTCTGTTCCTTGCGGTGGTTCTCCAAAGTTCTGCCACCAATGACGTCAAACGGGTCACGTGTGTAAACATTTTATGGGTGACGGTCGGTAAACAAACCTGGTCGCTTTTTCCAGACCAGTAAAAGCTGCCAGAAGGTCTTCTGCTTCATATGTCTTCTC
The window above is part of the Syngnathus typhle isolate RoL2023-S1 ecotype Sweden linkage group LG7, RoL_Styp_1.0, whole genome shotgun sequence genome. Proteins encoded here:
- the gnb5a gene encoding guanine nucleotide-binding protein subunit beta-5a, encoding MRSPLLPEMATQEVQLNETLAHLKTESESLKSKLEEERAKLHDVELHQVAEKVEGLGQFVMKTRRTLKGHGNKVLCMDWCKDKRRIVSSSQDGKVIVWDAFTTNKEHAVTMPCTWVMACAYAPSGCAVACGGLDNKCSVYPLSLDKNENLAAKKKSVAMHTNYLSACSFTNSDMQILTSSGDGTCALWDVESGQLLQSFHGHAADVLCLDLAPSETGNTFVSGGCDKKANVWDMRSGQCIQSFETHESDINSVRYYPSGDAFASGSDDATCRLYDLRADREVAIYSKESIIFGVSSVDFSLSGRLLFGGYNDYTINVWDVLKGTRVSILFGHENRVSTLRVSPDGTAFCTGSWDHTLRIWA